In Crassostrea angulata isolate pt1a10 chromosome 4, ASM2561291v2, whole genome shotgun sequence, one genomic interval encodes:
- the LOC128179692 gene encoding ras-related GTP-binding protein A, with protein sequence MSKAPAKMKKKVLLMGKSGSGKTSMRSIIFANYIARDTRRLGATIDVEHSHVRFLGNLVLNLWDCGGQEAFMENYFASQRDNIFRNVEVLIYVFDVESRELEKDMHYYQSCLEAILQNSPDAKVFCLVHKMDLVQDDQRDMIFREREEDLKRLSKPLDCTCFATSIWDETLYKAWSSIVYQLIPNVQQLEANLTNFANIIEADEVLLFERATFLVISHCERKHHPDIHRFEKISNIIKQFKLSCSKLAATFQGMEVSNKNFSAFIDVFTSNTYVMVVMSDPTIPSAATLINIKNARKHFEKLERVDSGHSSIASR encoded by the exons ATGTCTAAAGCACCtgcaaaaatgaagaaaaag GTGCTGTTAATGGGCAAAAGTGGATCTGGAAAAACCAGTATGAGGTCAatcatttttgcaaattatattgCTAGGGATACAAGAAGACTTGGAGCAACAA TTGATGTGGAACATTCACATGTGCGCTTTCTTGGGAATCTTGTGTTAAATCTATGGGACTGTGGAGG ACAAGAGGCTTTCATGGAGAATTACTTTGCCAGTCAAAGAGACAACATTTTTCGGAATGTTGAGGTCCTGATTTACGTGTTTGATGTAGAGAGTCGTGAACTGGAGAAGGACATGCATTACTATCAGTCTTGTCTGGAGGCCATTCTACAGAACTCACCCGACGCCAAAGTCTTCTGTCTGGTCCACAAAATGGACCTTGTACAAGATGACCAAAGAGATATG ATATTCAGAGAAAGAGAGGAGGACTTGAAGAGATTATCTAAGCCCTTGGACTGTACATGTTTTGCTACCTCTATCTGGGATGAGACCCTATATAAG GCTTGGTCTAGCATTGTGTATCAGCTAATCCCTAATGTTCAGCAGTTAGAGGCAAATTTAACCAATTTCGCAAACATTATTGAAGCAGATGAAGTTCTACTGTTTGAAAGGGCAACTTTTTTA GTAATTTCCCACTGTGAAAGGAAACACCACCCAGACATCCACAGATTCGAGAAGATCAGTAACATCATTAAACAGTTTAAACTGAGCTGTAGTAAGTTAGCAGCCACTTTTCAAGGAATGGAAGTCAGCAACAAGAACTTCTCCGCATTTATTGACGTCTTCACATCCAACACTTACGTAATGGTCGTCATGTCTGATCCCACAATAC ccTCAGCAGCAACTCTGATCAATATCAAGAACGCCAGAAAACATTTTGAGAAATTGGAAAGGGTGGATTCCGGACATTCTTCCATTGCGTCACGATAG
- the LOC128179694 gene encoding uncharacterized protein LOC128179694, producing the protein MHASLSVLLCLISFLLPNVFGTSWKDVFEDNQRWYGSYYYNEEKFKCSMSIYHVAKEGLGTVYAGFTDPDTSIELEGGHILNEPNLTIQFTKATVYMATSNRIQPNQDFELTGKLNFKNGGWEYRANVTRPVNNSFSDFVLNTMKVSPVPHTKDRSLQIGLTIGLSLLFAFVGVGIMVGLVVWGVRKGYIRHVATSYKNFKNSAPKYNVKEGDVHM; encoded by the exons ATGCATGCTTCATTGTCAGTACTGCTTTGCCTTATCAGCTTCCTTCTTCCGAATGTCTTCG GAACATCCTGGAAAGATGTTTTTGAGGACAACCAGAGGTGGTATGGTTCTTACTACTACAATGAAGAGAAGTTTAAATGCAGCATGAGCATCTACCATGTTGCAAAAGAGGGACTGGGAACGGTGTATGCTGGATTTACTGACCCAGACACCAGTATAGAATTAGAAG GGGGACATATATTGAATGAACCAAACTTAACCATTCAGTTTACTAAGGCCACTGTGTACATGGCAACCAGCAATCGCATACAACCTAACCAAGATTTTGAACTCacaggaaaattaaattttaaaaatggagGATGGGAATATCGTGCGAATGTCACAAGACCAGTGAATAACAGCTTTAGTGATTTTGTCCTTAATACTATGaaag TGTCTCCCGTTCCCCACACAAAAGACAGATCATTACAGATAGGACTGACCATCGGCCTCTCCTTGTTGTTTGCCTTTGTTGGGGTAGGCATCATGGTAGGTCTGGTTGTTTGGGGAGTACGCAAAGGTTATATACGACATGTGGCAACCAGTTACAAGAACTTCAAAAACTCCGCTCCCAAATACAATGTGAAAGAGGGAGATGTGCATATGTAG
- the LOC128179695 gene encoding ankyrin repeat domain-containing protein 39-like, giving the protein MSSFGHGHDCSAHSSVAPSVHQTLDEMEFERGIWSAAVSGDLEEVQRHLGKGENANRIDSSGYTALHYASRNNHLSICELLLRSGADVNSITKSGVTPLHRAAYRGNTEIVQLLLRRGACPTLQDSDGKIPLHKAVEMEKSDIVDILVKEFPQSVSIKDNRGQSPGSYVKDLNSPLYSRLIPQSPD; this is encoded by the exons ATGAGCAGTTTTGGTCATGGTCATGACTGCAGCGCTCACAGTTCTGTTGCCCCGTCAGTGCACCAGACACTGGATGAGATGGAGTTTGAAAGAGGGATTTGGTCAGCCGCCGTAAGTGGAGATTTGGAAGAAGTGCAGAGACATTTAGGCAAAGGAGAAAATGCAAATAGAATTGATTCCTCAGGTTACACAGCTTTG CACTATGCCAGTAGGAATAACCATCTAAGCATATGTGAACTGTTGCTAAGGTCCGGAGCAGATGTGAACAGCATTACTAAATCAGGAGTTACCCCCCTTCACAGAGCAGCATACAGAGGGAACACAGAAATTGTTCAGCTGTTATTGAGAAGAGGAGCTTGTCCAACTCTACAGGACAGTGATGGAAAAATTCCACTTCATAAG GCTGTGGAAATGGAGAAGAGTGACATAGTTGACATTCTGGTTAAGGAGTTTCCCCAGAGTGTGTCTATCAAAGACAACAGAGGACAGTCCCCTGGGTCCTATGTAAAGGACCTTAACAGTCCACTGTATTCAAGGCTGATTCCTCAGAGTCCTGACTAA
- the LOC128179693 gene encoding pseudouridine-5'-phosphatase-like, with product MAAPRVTPVTHVVFDVDGVLIDTEHLYTDIIQGIVGKYGKTFTMDIKVKQMGRKEPEAAKVVIESLDLPLTVDQYLQMSHEQQEKLFPSVELLPGAECLVKHLHKNGVPIATATGSHTQSFELKTSGHKDLFSLFHHCVLSGDDPECKHGKPAPDCFLLAAQRFPDNPDPSKVLVFEDAPNGVEAAHAAGMQCVWIPHKGINKETHRHLATLVLESLEDFRPEMFGLPSYDS from the exons ATGGCTGCGCCCAGAGTCACACCGGTAACTCATGTTGTATTTGATGTGGATGGAGTTTTAATAG ACACAGAACACTTGTACACAGATATTATACAAGGCATTGTGGGTAAGTATGGAAAAACGTTCACAATGGACATCAAAGTGAAACAGATGGGCAGGAAGGAACCAGAGGCTGCAAAAGTTGTCATAG AGAGTCTAGATTTACCATTAACAGTTGACCAGTATCTACAGATGTCTCATGAGCAACAAGAAAAATTGTTTCCATCAGTTGAACTTTTGCCAG GAGCAGAATGTCTAGTAAAACACTTGCATAAAAATGGAGTCCCCATTGCCACTGCTACTGGTTCACATACACAGAGCTTTGAGCTAAAAACCTCGGGTCACAAGGATTTATTTTCTCTGTTCCATCATTGTGTCCTGAGTGGAGATGACCCCGAATGTAAACATGGCAAACCTGCACCAGACTGTTTCCTGCTGGCTGCACAGCGATTTCCTGACAATCCTGATCCCAGCAAA GTGCTGGTGTTTGAGGATGCCCCCAATGGAGTGGAGGCTGCTCATGCAGCAGGGATGCAGTGTGTGTGGATTCCCCACAAGGGCATCAACAAAGAGACTCACAGACACCTGGCTACGTTGGTGCTAGAGAGCTTGGAGGACTTCAGACCTGAGATGTTCGGTCTTCCATCATATGACAGCTGA
- the LOC128180819 gene encoding uncharacterized protein LOC128180819: MSVAATEPLVVPLLYDPSFKVDVRLHEPLLGSSTQNLDLDVELMSLCSQLDMICQKELSKHKQEKIEHGKVSSDFTNKATVVCDRMQQLILRSGSVNTSLQQYIVTKRFDLLFPRAAAYMENPSHFNLNQRSEGMDNYYTDLTALQNLSGLSRQINSDLSNLSDHKYIAHQMAILYQSLNNVGHPILDPYKKSIEENFKSIKTTLSQESESGKKQLYPEQREWFLNLTSGIVNTINSFPAELTAEMLQPALILMRSST, from the exons ATGAGTGTTGCTGCAACGGAACCTTTGGTGGTCCCTTTATTATATGATCCATCTTTTAAAG TTGATGTGCGTCTCCATGAGCCACTTTTGGGTAGCTCCACTCAGAATCTTGACCTAGATGTTGAGCTCATGTCTCTATGTTCACAGCTAGACATGATATGTCAGAAAGAACTTTCAAAG CACAAACAAGAAAAGATAGAACATGGGAAAGTAAGCAGTGATTTTACAAACAAAG CCACTGTGGTTTGTGACAGGATGCAGCAGTTGATCCTGAGGTCAGGCAGTGTAAACACAAGTTTGCAG CAATACATTGTCACCAAGCGTTTTGATCTCCTTTTCCCTCGAGCTGCAGCCTACATGGAAAATCCAAGTCATTTTAACTTGAACCAGCGGTCCGAGGGGATGGACAACTACTACACAGATCTCACCGCCCTTCAGAATCTGTCTGGCCTGTCCCGCCAGATCAACTCAGATTTATCCAATTTATCTGACCACAAATATATAGCGCATCAAATGGCAATACTCTAT caatcTTTGAACAATGTTGGACACCCAATATTAGATccttacaaaaaaagtatagAGGAAAATTTCAAATCCATCAAAACCACGCTTAGTCAGGAATCAGAGTCTGGCAAGAAGCAGTTGTACCCTGAACAGAGAGAATG GTTTCTGAATTTGACAAGTGGAATAGTCAACACGATCAACAGTTTTCCAGCTGAGTTAACAGCAGAAATGTTGCAGCCTGCTCTAATCCTCATGAGGTCCTCAACTTGA